From a single Paenibacillus sp. FSL W8-0426 genomic region:
- a CDS encoding RHS repeat-associated core domain-containing protein gives MFKKITIIWLCAILILSGLGSLGHGEQAKAAENRDSLSSATFITVNGLKEQFGISEEWIKSNLDQGYSLYQLYKALQTDGTGGTVAEKWLAAQSVEVPLQMEGLDPSVSVPEESSFSINALETEAAGTGTTVDEAGISHVDVRDDASLYMTSYGEESISTTTGEMMVSSTDLSLPGLIPFDLTRVYDSARASGQLGVEFDETTQTYSNTVTPRNEEISAALGQGWRWDIPFMETRGDERYILIPGVGYYRLNANLELEGYAWNDLTITRDKTVTVDGQSSSYRLSIRNGYEYLFNETGQLLQITDGYRNTVNFHYMAWNGAQVIKKIVNSEGQALTFAYDNLKVTVQLEGTARKVTYTQREDEGIRILRGFTDALDRTTTYTYYYPESKFNFLPELQNNQDAQGVMYTALLSRITSPSSAITDYAYIPALKKIGDASSYFVFKVRERKSHFSTTEGEGILGKINFEYTGEDLESYGQSATWTTKVKAAHTVDTWTFSKTFSAAAKPDLVFADQHTLTGDDVTYSTTFQYDSQTKRNLPTQMTEWVSEGGRSGEKLTTSITYDTNGMVTSKKQSTGQESTYAYETGKAPYHWNKPVRITTKVNSTLERYTETTYNNQGDMIQTTTKNGYGGQVLSDSEVKLDDKGRVISTTDKGGMLAKDRTATFSYQPNAGHLLESTSMTVHDAAGKAETLVESYSYTSAGELETTTNAAGEQETNQYDKAGRLVQITHADSTQSTTAYDDSNNIITSTSPDGIVTSERYNPLGLLVEEQTADATYKYAYDGEGNVTASEDAEGNVTRYVVNAFGQTTETQYPDGTTDKTTIDPVGQTVTIQDASGYQTREKMDLLGRTTAVEEYRDGAFVPLQQNEYDLSGNVTASIDGNGERTTYTYDALGQIATATTPKQETSRYFYSYQGQVTQVVSANGQRVTKQYDELGRIIKQTPPKLDGSATTYYYDKKSNLIKKQDRLGKITEYTYNSDNMLTGYKGPDTSVSYTYDEMGRRTSMTDDHGKTTYSYRDTDGMLSGLTFSDGTQLEYENNTQQRLGYTLTDAKGQSLRVHGELDTMNRVTSMDISSGTGGASTLAASAQTPVDRMTFSYASNSLLENVSFGKGLSTSYQFDGYDLSGVTVSQGTTAIHQFNYEYDGNKNITSRTQNGTSDQFTYDELSRIQTEAGSQKETYTYDSNGNRYSTGSGKVYGLKDAEYTYDSQNRLVKATGEGKTVTYSYNGDGLLYERTEGDKSTRYYYDEEAKLMAEAKVTSGKAELTYAYIYDLYGQLWARQDKKTGKLEYYQFNGHGDVVGLVDEAGQVLNEYTYDIWGGPLTTDETVPNVLRYAGEYWDETVGLQYLRARWYDPGMARFIGEDTYEGELNDPLSLNLYSYVSNNPLKYVDPSGHVAWLIHGTWSDKDTWTKDFRSYLEGMLDESVTRLSWSGDNNVSARDEAAKDITDRIYKYYLSDPTEPIRLIGHSHGGNVAIMVANNLADLGVHVETLITIATPVREYQLTTKVGQHLQVYNSYDIVQNNGGSIKKSAKAKRTFENALNIEVILPEKERELYWKGQGIVNHSSMHSNVNVWKKYIEPKLK, from the coding sequence GTGTTTAAGAAGATAACGATCATTTGGTTGTGCGCGATACTAATCCTCAGTGGACTAGGTTCGCTGGGACATGGAGAGCAAGCAAAGGCAGCGGAAAACAGGGATTCCCTGTCTTCTGCTACCTTTATTACAGTAAACGGCTTAAAGGAACAATTTGGGATTAGCGAAGAATGGATCAAGAGCAACCTGGACCAAGGGTATTCGCTTTATCAGTTATATAAGGCATTACAAACAGATGGTACAGGCGGCACCGTCGCTGAAAAATGGCTAGCAGCACAATCGGTAGAAGTACCGCTTCAAATGGAGGGGTTGGATCCTTCCGTTTCAGTTCCAGAAGAATCGTCGTTTTCAATCAACGCCCTGGAAACGGAAGCTGCCGGGACCGGCACAACGGTGGACGAGGCTGGAATAAGCCATGTGGATGTAAGAGATGACGCCTCGCTCTACATGACATCTTATGGAGAAGAATCCATTTCAACCACGACCGGAGAAATGATGGTTAGCAGCACGGACCTCTCGCTGCCGGGTTTGATTCCGTTTGATCTGACACGCGTCTATGATAGCGCAAGAGCGAGCGGACAGCTTGGCGTGGAGTTTGATGAAACCACTCAAACGTATTCCAATACCGTAACGCCTCGTAATGAAGAAATATCCGCGGCATTGGGGCAGGGTTGGCGCTGGGATATTCCTTTTATGGAGACACGTGGAGATGAGCGGTATATTTTGATTCCGGGCGTAGGCTACTACCGCCTAAATGCGAATCTGGAATTGGAAGGATACGCTTGGAATGACTTGACCATTACTCGAGATAAGACAGTGACGGTGGACGGTCAGTCCAGCAGTTATCGATTGTCGATCCGAAATGGATACGAATATTTGTTTAATGAAACGGGACAATTGCTGCAAATTACGGATGGATACCGAAATACAGTAAACTTCCACTACATGGCCTGGAATGGCGCACAAGTCATCAAAAAGATTGTAAATAGCGAAGGCCAGGCGCTGACATTTGCATACGACAACCTGAAGGTTACCGTCCAGCTTGAAGGAACGGCCCGGAAGGTGACGTATACGCAGCGCGAGGATGAAGGGATTCGCATTTTGCGTGGATTCACGGATGCGTTGGATCGTACGACGACGTATACGTATTACTATCCGGAATCCAAATTCAACTTCCTGCCCGAGCTTCAAAACAATCAGGATGCGCAAGGCGTGATGTACACTGCACTATTGTCACGAATCACTAGCCCTTCATCCGCTATTACGGATTACGCATATATCCCGGCGCTGAAGAAAATTGGTGATGCGTCCTCTTATTTCGTGTTTAAAGTCAGAGAACGCAAAAGCCATTTCAGTACAACTGAAGGCGAAGGCATATTGGGCAAAATTAACTTTGAATACACCGGAGAAGATCTGGAATCTTACGGCCAATCGGCAACATGGACAACGAAAGTAAAAGCAGCACATACCGTGGATACCTGGACATTCTCCAAGACGTTTAGTGCCGCTGCTAAGCCTGATTTGGTTTTCGCAGATCAACATACGCTAACTGGCGATGATGTGACCTATTCCACAACGTTCCAGTATGATAGTCAAACTAAACGGAATCTTCCGACTCAAATGACAGAGTGGGTAAGCGAGGGTGGTCGTTCTGGTGAGAAGTTGACTACGTCTATCACATACGATACAAACGGCATGGTGACGTCCAAAAAACAAAGCACAGGACAGGAATCCACCTATGCGTACGAAACGGGCAAAGCTCCTTACCATTGGAACAAACCTGTACGAATTACCACTAAAGTGAACAGTACGTTGGAGCGGTATACTGAAACAACATACAACAATCAAGGAGACATGATACAGACCACCACCAAAAACGGATATGGAGGGCAAGTGCTTTCTGACTCGGAAGTAAAGCTCGATGACAAAGGCCGCGTCATTAGCACAACCGACAAAGGTGGTATGCTGGCCAAAGATCGTACAGCAACATTCAGCTATCAACCGAATGCAGGGCATTTGTTGGAATCGACATCGATGACCGTGCATGATGCTGCTGGCAAAGCAGAAACTTTGGTGGAGTCGTATAGCTATACGTCTGCCGGTGAACTGGAGACAACGACGAACGCTGCTGGAGAACAGGAAACCAATCAATACGACAAGGCAGGGCGTCTAGTTCAAATTACGCATGCCGACAGTACGCAATCGACGACCGCATACGATGATTCCAATAACATCATTACAAGCACATCGCCAGACGGCATTGTGACTTCCGAGCGTTACAATCCGTTAGGTTTGCTTGTAGAAGAGCAAACTGCAGACGCGACATATAAATATGCTTATGATGGCGAAGGAAACGTGACGGCTTCGGAAGATGCCGAAGGGAATGTGACGAGATATGTGGTCAATGCGTTTGGGCAAACGACAGAGACCCAATATCCGGATGGAACCACGGATAAAACAACGATTGATCCTGTTGGACAAACCGTAACGATTCAGGATGCTTCCGGATACCAGACTCGTGAGAAAATGGACTTGTTGGGACGGACGACAGCAGTAGAGGAATATCGGGACGGCGCATTTGTACCATTGCAACAAAACGAGTATGATCTTAGCGGAAACGTGACTGCTTCCATTGATGGTAATGGGGAGCGGACGACCTATACGTACGATGCACTTGGACAAATCGCAACGGCAACAACGCCCAAACAAGAAACCAGCCGTTATTTCTACAGTTATCAAGGGCAGGTGACCCAAGTGGTATCTGCCAACGGGCAAAGGGTAACCAAACAGTATGATGAATTGGGTCGGATCATAAAGCAAACACCACCTAAGTTGGATGGTTCTGCGACAACGTATTATTATGATAAAAAAAGCAATCTGATCAAAAAGCAGGATCGGCTCGGGAAGATCACCGAGTACACGTATAACAGCGACAACATGCTTACGGGTTACAAAGGCCCGGATACGTCCGTATCGTATACGTACGACGAAATGGGACGTAGAACGTCGATGACGGATGATCACGGCAAAACGACTTATTCTTACCGTGATACGGACGGTATGCTCAGTGGGCTGACCTTCTCGGATGGTACCCAGCTGGAGTATGAAAACAATACGCAGCAGCGTTTGGGATATACCCTTACTGATGCGAAAGGACAATCCTTGCGGGTACACGGTGAACTGGACACGATGAACCGGGTCACTTCCATGGATATCTCCTCGGGAACAGGGGGCGCTTCAACACTCGCAGCATCGGCTCAGACGCCTGTAGATCGAATGACCTTTAGCTACGCGTCGAACAGTTTGCTGGAAAACGTATCGTTTGGCAAAGGCCTTAGTACCAGTTATCAGTTCGATGGTTACGATCTGTCAGGAGTCACCGTTTCACAAGGAACGACCGCTATCCATCAATTCAACTATGAATACGATGGAAACAAAAACATTACGTCCCGAACTCAAAATGGGACAAGTGATCAGTTTACGTATGATGAACTCAGCCGCATTCAAACGGAAGCTGGTTCACAGAAGGAAACATACACGTACGATTCCAATGGCAACCGATACAGTACCGGCAGCGGTAAGGTATATGGACTGAAAGATGCAGAATATACGTATGATAGTCAAAATCGATTGGTTAAAGCGACCGGGGAAGGCAAAACAGTAACCTATAGCTATAACGGGGATGGTTTGCTGTATGAACGCACTGAAGGAGACAAATCCACCCGTTATTACTACGATGAAGAAGCCAAACTAATGGCGGAAGCTAAAGTGACTTCTGGGAAAGCTGAACTGACCTATGCCTATATCTATGACCTATATGGACAACTATGGGCACGCCAGGACAAAAAAACTGGAAAATTGGAATACTACCAATTCAATGGGCACGGTGATGTGGTCGGACTTGTGGATGAGGCCGGACAAGTGTTGAACGAGTACACGTATGACATCTGGGGAGGCCCGCTCACAACGGATGAAACCGTTCCGAATGTTCTCCGTTATGCGGGCGAGTATTGGGACGAGACGGTAGGACTTCAGTACTTGAGAGCTCGCTGGTATGATCCAGGCATGGCACGATTTATCGGTGAGGATACGTACGAAGGTGAACTGAATGATCCGTTGAGTTTGAACTTGTATTCGTATGTAAGCAATAATCCGTTGAAGTATGTGGATCCGAGTGGTCATGTCGCTTGGTTAATTCATGGGACATGGAGTGATAAGGATACTTGGACTAAGGATTTTCGTAGTTATCTTGAGGGGATGTTAGATGAGTCTGTTACGAGACTAAGTTGGAGTGGAGATAATAATGTTTCAGCTCGTGATGAAGCAGCAAAAGATATAACAGATAGAATATACAAATATTACTTATCTGATCCTACGGAACCAATCAGACTTATAGGGCATAGTCACGGGGGAAATGTTGCAATTATGGTAGCCAACAATTTGGCTGATTTAGGGGTTCATGTTGAAACATTGATCACTATAGCTACTCCAGTACGTGAATATCAACTGACAACAAAAGTTGGGCAACATCTACAAGTATATAACAGTTATGATATTGTTCAAAATAATGGAGGTAGCATTAAAAAGAGTGCGAAAGCAAAAAGAACTTTTGAAAATGCTCTAAATATCGAAGTCATACTTCCAGAAAAAGAGAGAGAATTATATTGGAAAGGGCAGGGAATCGTAAATCATTCCTCTATGCATAGTAATGTTAATGTATGGAAGAAATATATTGAACCGAAACTGAAATGA